A segment of the Sanyastnella coralliicola genome:
CTGTGCTGCCATGAAGGCCTTCACGTCTAGGTAGATCGCATGGTCGTTCGGCTCGATTCCGAATACCTCACTGTCAAGGGTTACTTTCTTCGAAGTAGCCTTTCCGTCTGTGCTATGTACCGTAACTTCCATCTTACTTGCGAATTACAAGGGTTGAACCTTTGTGTCCTGGGACAGCGCCTTTAACGACCATCAATCCCTCTTCTGGCATCACCTTCATTACTTGAAGGTTCTCCACTGTGACACGCTTATTTCCTGTCTGACCTGCCATGCGCATTCCCTTGAATACACGTGCTGGATCAGAAGCCGCACCAATCGAACCGGGTGCACGTAGGCGGTTGTGCTGACCATGTGTCGCCTGACCAACTCCGGCAAATCCGTGGCGCTTAACAACACCCTGGAATCCTTTACCCTTACTGCGGCCGATCACAAATACAAAATCGCCTTCGTTAAATACTTCGTCAGCTTTCAGCTCGTCTCCCGCTTTAAGCTCACGGTCGAATCCTGTGAATTCAACCATTCTTTTCTTTGGTGACACTCCGGCTTTGTCGAAGTGACCCTTCATTGGCTTTGACGTGCGGTGATCAGCTTTATCACCCCATCCGAGCTGAACAGCTTCGTAACCGTCTTTCTCCAGGGTCTTGACTTGCGTCACGACACAAGGACCAACTTCCAAAATTGTGCATGGGACATTTTTCCCAGAGGCATCGTAGATGCTGGTCATACCAATCTTTTTCCCTATGAGTCCTGGCATGGTACTACTTTATCTAATTAAACTTTAATCTCTACTTCTACACCACTTGGTAGCTCAAGACGCATTAGTGCATCTACAGTCTTCGATGAAGAGCTGTAGATATCAAGCAAACGTTTGTAGCTTGATAGCTCGAACTGCTCACGTGATTTCTTATTCACGTGTGGTGAACGAAGAACTGTGTAAATGCGACGGTGTGTCGGCAGTGGAATTGGTCCACTGATCACAGCTCCTGTTGATTTTACAGTCTTAACGATCTTTTCAGCAGACTTGTCTACTAGGTTGTGATCGTACGACTTTAATTTGATGCGAATCTTCTGCGCCATTGTCTTTACAATTATGCTGTTTCCTTACCGCGTACTTCTGCAATTACTGCTTCTTGCACGTTGCTAGGAGCGGCACTGTAGTGTGAGAATTCCATTGTTGAACTAGCACGTCCTGAAGTGATCGTACGAAGGTCAGTTACGTAACCGAACATTTCGCTCAAAGGCACTTTCGCCTTCACTACAGTTGCACCAGAACGCTCATCAGTTCCTTCAATAAGCGCACGACGCTTGTTCAAGTCACCGATCACGTCACCCATGTTCTCTTCAGGAGTAACCACTTCAAGCTTCATCATTGGCTCGAGGATGATCGGAGAACAGTGCTTAACTGCCTCACGGTATGCCATCTTCGCACAAAGCTCAAATGAAAGGCTATCTGAATCGACTGCGTGGAATGAACCATCGTTCAACTCTACAGTCATTGAGTCCATTGGGAAGCCTGCAAGAACACCATTGACCATCGAATCCTTGAATCCTTTCTCCACTGAAGGGATGAATTCACGAGGAACGTTACCACCTTTGATGTTATTGATGAACTTCAATCCAGGGTTTTCTTGATCTTCATTAGGACCAATCTTAACCACGATGTCTGCGAACTTACCACGTCCACCAGACTGCTTCTTGTACGTCTCGCGGTGATCAGTTGATCCTGTAATAGCTTCTTTGTAAGAAACCTGAGGACGACCTTGGTTACACTCTACCTTGAACTCACGCTTCAGACGGTCGATGATAATCTCTAGGTGAAGCTCACCCATTCCTGAGATTACTGTTTGACCACTGTCTTCGTCAGTTTTCACTGTAAAGGTTGGATCCTCCTCTGATAGTTTGTTCAAAGCGACTCCAAGCTTGTCAAGGTCAGCCTGCGTCTTAGGCTCGATCGCGATACCAATTACCGGATCAGGGAATGACATTGACTCAAGTACGATTGGAGAACCTTCTGAACAAAGTGTATCACCTGTACGGATATCCTTGAATCCAACTGCAGCACCGATATCACCAGCTTCTAGCTCGTCGATCTGATTCTGCTTATTTGAGTGCATCTGGAATAGACGAGAAATACGCTCTTTCTTGTCAGAACGAGTGTTCTTCACGTAGCTACCTGCAGGAAGCTTACCAGAGTATGCACGAACGAAACAAAGACGTCCTACGAATGGGTCAGTCGCGATCTTGAACGCCAAACCAGCAAACGGCTCGTCTGGATCAGGATTACGCTGCTCTTCTTCTTCTGTATCTGGGTTTGTACCCGTGATCGCACCTACGTCGTATGGTGAAGGAAGGAATTCCATCACAGCGTCAAGCATTGTCTGAACACCTTTGTTCTTGAATGCTGAACCACACATCATAGGAGTAATCTGCATCGCAATTGTCGCTTTACGAAGCGCTGAAAGCATTTCTGCTTCTGTGATGCTATCTGGATCTTCGAAGTACTTTTCCATTAGTGAGTCATCCTGCTCTGCAGCTGCCTCTACCAATTTCTCACGCCACTCTTCAACAACATCAGCGATGTCTTCAGGGATAGGCACTTCGTTAAACGTCATTCCTTTGTCTTCCTCGTTCCAAACGATCGCACGGTTGTTGATCAAGTCAACCACACCTTTGAAGCTATCTTCAGCACCGATTGGCACCTGCAATGGAATTGGGTTACCTCCAAGACGCTCACGAACTTGCTCTACTACGTTGAAGAAGTCTGCACCTGAACGGTCCATCTTATTCACGAATCCTAGACGAGGAACATTGTACTTGTCAGCCTGACGCCATACAGTCTCAGACTGTGGCTCTACACCACCTACTGCACAGAACAATGCTACCGCACCATCAAGTACACGCAATGAACGCTCTACCTCTACAGTAAAGTCAACGTGTCCTGGGGTATCGATGATGTTCATACGGTACTCAGACCCACGGTAGTTCCAGAAACAAGTAGTAGCAGCTGAGGTAATAGTAATACCACGCTCCTGCTCCTGCTCCATCCAGTCCATGGTTGCAGCACCATCGTGCACCTCTCCGATCTTGTGAGAGATACCTGTGTAGTAAAGAATACGCTCGGTCGTTGTTGTCTTACCAGCATCAATGTGTGCCATGATACCGATGTTCCGAGTATAGTTTAGATCTCTTTTAGCCATCTTCTTATCGTGAATGCGTTAGAAACGGAAATGTGAGAAGGCTTTGTTCGCCTCAGCCATACGGTGAGTATCTTCCTTCTTCTTAAATGTTGCACCTTCTTCCTTGGCTGCTGCCATAATCTCTGCAGCAAGGCGATCTGCCA
Coding sequences within it:
- the rpsJ gene encoding 30S ribosomal protein S10 → MAQKIRIKLKSYDHNLVDKSAEKIVKTVKSTGAVISGPIPLPTHRRIYTVLRSPHVNKKSREQFELSSYKRLLDIYSSSSKTVDALMRLELPSGVEVEIKV
- the rplC gene encoding 50S ribosomal protein L3, with the translated sequence MPGLIGKKIGMTSIYDASGKNVPCTILEVGPCVVTQVKTLEKDGYEAVQLGWGDKADHRTSKPMKGHFDKAGVSPKKRMVEFTGFDRELKAGDELKADEVFNEGDFVFVIGRSKGKGFQGVVKRHGFAGVGQATHGQHNRLRAPGSIGAASDPARVFKGMRMAGQTGNKRVTVENLQVMKVMPEEGLMVVKGAVPGHKGSTLVIRK
- the fusA gene encoding elongation factor G, which encodes MAKRDLNYTRNIGIMAHIDAGKTTTTERILYYTGISHKIGEVHDGAATMDWMEQEQERGITITSAATTCFWNYRGSEYRMNIIDTPGHVDFTVEVERSLRVLDGAVALFCAVGGVEPQSETVWRQADKYNVPRLGFVNKMDRSGADFFNVVEQVRERLGGNPIPLQVPIGAEDSFKGVVDLINNRAIVWNEEDKGMTFNEVPIPEDIADVVEEWREKLVEAAAEQDDSLMEKYFEDPDSITEAEMLSALRKATIAMQITPMMCGSAFKNKGVQTMLDAVMEFLPSPYDVGAITGTNPDTEEEEQRNPDPDEPFAGLAFKIATDPFVGRLCFVRAYSGKLPAGSYVKNTRSDKKERISRLFQMHSNKQNQIDELEAGDIGAAVGFKDIRTGDTLCSEGSPIVLESMSFPDPVIGIAIEPKTQADLDKLGVALNKLSEEDPTFTVKTDEDSGQTVISGMGELHLEIIIDRLKREFKVECNQGRPQVSYKEAITGSTDHRETYKKQSGGRGKFADIVVKIGPNEDQENPGLKFINNIKGGNVPREFIPSVEKGFKDSMVNGVLAGFPMDSMTVELNDGSFHAVDSDSLSFELCAKMAYREAVKHCSPIILEPMMKLEVVTPEENMGDVIGDLNKRRALIEGTDERSGATVVKAKVPLSEMFGYVTDLRTITSGRASSTMEFSHYSAAPSNVQEAVIAEVRGKETA